The proteins below come from a single Micropterus dolomieu isolate WLL.071019.BEF.003 ecotype Adirondacks linkage group LG05, ASM2129224v1, whole genome shotgun sequence genomic window:
- the ddr2a gene encoding discoidin domain-containing receptor 2 isoform X1: MKPLWDLHFLLLILLYLLGAVTSQVNPGVCRYPLGMSGGQIQDEDISASSQWSESTAARYGRLDFEEGDGAWCPEITVEPDSLKEFLQIDLRSLHFITLVGTQGRHAGGIGNEFAQMYKIKYSRDGSRWISWKNRQGKQVIEGNRNAYDIVLKDLEPPIIARFVRFMPVTDHSMNVCMRVELYGCEWLDGLVSYNAPAGEQMSLPAYPVYVNDSVYDGAIIHSMTEGLGQLTDGVCGLDDFTHSHVYNVWPGYDYVGWNNESFPSGYVEIMFEFDRTRNFTTMKVHCNNMFSRHVKAFRQVVCYFRSEADWEASPLSFSPVVDEKNPSARFVTVNLANHMASAIKCQFFFADAWMLFSEITFQSDTAMYNTTLTPPETGLPPNIQPEDDPTHKVDDSNTRILIGCLVAIIFILVAIIVIILWRQVWQKMLEKASRRMLDDELTASLSIQSETFAYTHNQSSTISEQESNSTYERIFPLGPDYQEPSRLICKLPEFAQCLEESASTSTAASKSTTATVAQDGVPHYAEADIVNLQGVTGSNTYAIPALAMDLLSGKDVAVEEFPRKLLTFKEKLGEGQFGEVHLCEAEGMQEFMNEEFMFDISEDQPVLVAVKMLRSDANKNARNDFLKEIKIMSRLKDPNIIRLLAVCIYSDPLCMITEYMENGDLNQFLSRHEPEGQLALLSNAPTVSFSNLCYMAGQIASGMKYLSSLNFVHRDLATRNCLVGKNYTIKIADFGMSRNLYSGDYYRIQGRAVLPIRWMSWESILLGKFTTASDVWAFGVTLWEILNFCKEQPYSQLTDEQVIENTGEFFRDQKRQIYLPQPVLCPDSLYKIMLTCWRRNTKERPSFQEIHRALLE, encoded by the exons gtgtgtgtCGGTATCCTCTGGGCATGTCAGGAGGGCAGATACAGGACGAGGACATCTCAGCCTCCAGCCAGTGGTCTGAATCCACCGCTGCTAGATATGGCAG GTTGGACTTCGAGGAGGGCGATGGTGCGTGGTGTCCAGAGATAACAGTCGAGCCAGACAGCCTGAAGGAGTTCCTCCAGATTGACCTGCGCTCGCTCCACTTCATCACCCTTGTGGGCACCCAGGGTCGCCACGCGGGAGGCATCGGTAATGAGTTCGCCCAGATGTACAAGATAAAGTATAGCCGCGATGGAAGCCGCTGGATCTCGTGGAAAAACAGGCAGGGCAAGCAG GTAATTGAAGGAAACAGGAACGCTTACGACATCGTACTCAAGGACCTCGAGCCACCAATCATTGCCCGCTTCGTCCGCTTCATGCCCGTCACAGACCACTCCATGAACGTCTGCATGAGAGTGGAGCTCTACGGCTGTGAATGGCTGG ATGGTCTTGTGTCATACAACGCTCCAGCAGGAGAACAGATGAGTTTGCCTGCATACCCAGTTTATGTCAACGATTCTGTCTATGATGGAGCTATCAtccacag tATGACAGAAGGTTTGGGCCAGCTAACTGATGGAGTGTGTGGTCTGGATGATTTTACGCACAGTCACGTCTACAATGTGTGGCCCGGGTATGACTACGTGGGTTGGAACAACGAGAGCTTCCCTAGTGGATATGTTGAAATCATGTTTGAGTTTGACCGCACGCGAAACTTTACCACCATGAAG GTCCACTGCAACAACATGTTCTCACGGCACGTCAAGGCCTTCCGCCAGGTGGTGTGTTACTTCCGCTCTGAAGCAGACTGGGAGGCCTCCCCACTCTCCTTCAGCCCCGTGGTGGACGAGAAGAATCCCAGCGCCCGCTTTGTCACCGTCAACCTGGCCAATCACATGGCCAGTGCCATCAAGTGCCAGTTCTTTTTTGCTGATGCCTGGATGTTGTTCAGCGAGATCACCTTCCAGTCAG ATACAGCCATGTACAACACCACGCTGACTCCACCCGAGACAGGACTACCACCTAACATACAGCCAG AAGACGACCCCACACACAAAGTAGATGACAGCAACACCCGGATTCTGATTGGTTGTTTAGTGGCTATCATCTTCATCCTTGTGGCCATCATTGTCATTATCTTGTGGAGGCAGGTGTGGCAGAAGATGTTGGAGAAG GCTTCTCGCCGGATGCTGGATGATGAACTAACTGCTAGTTTGTCAATACAGAGTGAGACGTTCGCCTACACCCACAACCAGTCGAGTACAATCAGTGAGCAGGAGTCTAATTCCACCTATGAGCGCATCTTCCCCCTCGGCCCCGACTACCAGGAGCCATCACGCCTCATATGTAAGCTGCCGGAGTTTGCTCAGTGCTTAGAGGAGTCTG CCTCTACCAGCACAGCAGCTTCTAAATCCACCACAGCTACTGTAGCCCAAGATGGCGTCCCTCATTACGCAGAGGCAGACATTGTGAACCTGCAAGGCGTGACTGGAAGCAACACATATGCCATCCCTGCACTAGCTATGGACCTGTTGTCAGGGAAGGATGTTGCAGTGGAGGAGTTCCCACGGAAGCTGCTCACATTCAAAGAGAAGCTGGGAGAGGGCCAGTTTGGAGAG gTACACCTGTGTGAAGCAGAGGGGATGCAGGAGTTCATGAATGAAGAGTTTATGTTTGACATCTCTGAGGACCAGCCAGTTTTAGTGGCTGTGAAGATGCTCCGTTCAGATGCAAACAAAAATGCAAG GAATGACTTCCTGAAAGAGATAAAGATCATGTCACGCTTAAAGGACCCCAACATCATTCGCCTGCTAGCTGTGTGCATCTACAGCGACCCACTCTGTATGATCACAGAGTACATGGAGAATGGAGATCTCAACCAGTTTCTGTCCCGCCATGAACCCGAGGGACAACTTGCTCTGCTCAGCAATGCACCTACTGTCAG CTTCAGTAATCTGTGCTACATGGCCGGTCAGATAGCATCGGGGATGAAGTATCTCTCCTCTCTAAATTTTGTTCACCGAGACTTGGCCACGCGGAATTGCCTGGTGGGCAAAAACTACACGATAAAGATAGCTGACTTTGGCATGAGCAGAAACCTGTACAGTGGTGACTACTATCGCATCCAGGGCAGAGCTGTACTGCCGATACGCTGGATGTCATGGGAGAGCATCCTGCTG GGAAAGTTCACCACAGCCAGCGATGTGTGGGCCTTTGGGGTGACCCTGTGGGAGATACTAAACTTCTGTAAGGAGCAACCTTACTCTCAGCTCACTGATGAGCAGGTGATAGAAAACACAGGGGAGTTTTTCAGGGACCAGAAAAGACAG ATCTACCTGCCTCAGCCTGTGCTCTGTCCAGACTCGCTCTACAAGATCATGCTCACCTGCTGGAGAAGGAACACAAAGGAACGGCCCTCCTTCCAGGAAATACATCGAGCCCTCCTGGAATAA
- the ddr2a gene encoding discoidin domain-containing receptor 2 isoform X2: MKPLWDLHFLLLILLYLLGAVTSQVNPGVCRYPLGMSGGQIQDEDISASSQWSESTAARYGRLDFEEGDGAWCPEITVEPDSLKEFLQIDLRSLHFITLVGTQGRHAGGIGNEFAQMYKIKYSRDGSRWISWKNRQGKQVIEGNRNAYDIVLKDLEPPIIARFVRFMPVTDHSMNVCMRVELYGCEWLDGLVSYNAPAGEQMSLPAYPVYVNDSVYDGAIIHSMTEGLGQLTDGVCGLDDFTHSHVYNVWPGYDYVGWNNESFPSGYVEIMFEFDRTRNFTTMKVHCNNMFSRHVKAFRQVVCYFRSEADWEASPLSFSPVVDEKNPSARFVTVNLANHMASAIKCQFFFADAWMLFSEITFQSDTAMYNTTLTPPETGLPPNIQPEDDPTHKVDDSNTRILIGCLVAIIFILVAIIVIILWRQVWQKMLEKSETFAYTHNQSSTISEQESNSTYERIFPLGPDYQEPSRLICKLPEFAQCLEESASTSTAASKSTTATVAQDGVPHYAEADIVNLQGVTGSNTYAIPALAMDLLSGKDVAVEEFPRKLLTFKEKLGEGQFGEVHLCEAEGMQEFMNEEFMFDISEDQPVLVAVKMLRSDANKNARNDFLKEIKIMSRLKDPNIIRLLAVCIYSDPLCMITEYMENGDLNQFLSRHEPEGQLALLSNAPTVSFSNLCYMAGQIASGMKYLSSLNFVHRDLATRNCLVGKNYTIKIADFGMSRNLYSGDYYRIQGRAVLPIRWMSWESILLGKFTTASDVWAFGVTLWEILNFCKEQPYSQLTDEQVIENTGEFFRDQKRQIYLPQPVLCPDSLYKIMLTCWRRNTKERPSFQEIHRALLE; encoded by the exons gtgtgtgtCGGTATCCTCTGGGCATGTCAGGAGGGCAGATACAGGACGAGGACATCTCAGCCTCCAGCCAGTGGTCTGAATCCACCGCTGCTAGATATGGCAG GTTGGACTTCGAGGAGGGCGATGGTGCGTGGTGTCCAGAGATAACAGTCGAGCCAGACAGCCTGAAGGAGTTCCTCCAGATTGACCTGCGCTCGCTCCACTTCATCACCCTTGTGGGCACCCAGGGTCGCCACGCGGGAGGCATCGGTAATGAGTTCGCCCAGATGTACAAGATAAAGTATAGCCGCGATGGAAGCCGCTGGATCTCGTGGAAAAACAGGCAGGGCAAGCAG GTAATTGAAGGAAACAGGAACGCTTACGACATCGTACTCAAGGACCTCGAGCCACCAATCATTGCCCGCTTCGTCCGCTTCATGCCCGTCACAGACCACTCCATGAACGTCTGCATGAGAGTGGAGCTCTACGGCTGTGAATGGCTGG ATGGTCTTGTGTCATACAACGCTCCAGCAGGAGAACAGATGAGTTTGCCTGCATACCCAGTTTATGTCAACGATTCTGTCTATGATGGAGCTATCAtccacag tATGACAGAAGGTTTGGGCCAGCTAACTGATGGAGTGTGTGGTCTGGATGATTTTACGCACAGTCACGTCTACAATGTGTGGCCCGGGTATGACTACGTGGGTTGGAACAACGAGAGCTTCCCTAGTGGATATGTTGAAATCATGTTTGAGTTTGACCGCACGCGAAACTTTACCACCATGAAG GTCCACTGCAACAACATGTTCTCACGGCACGTCAAGGCCTTCCGCCAGGTGGTGTGTTACTTCCGCTCTGAAGCAGACTGGGAGGCCTCCCCACTCTCCTTCAGCCCCGTGGTGGACGAGAAGAATCCCAGCGCCCGCTTTGTCACCGTCAACCTGGCCAATCACATGGCCAGTGCCATCAAGTGCCAGTTCTTTTTTGCTGATGCCTGGATGTTGTTCAGCGAGATCACCTTCCAGTCAG ATACAGCCATGTACAACACCACGCTGACTCCACCCGAGACAGGACTACCACCTAACATACAGCCAG AAGACGACCCCACACACAAAGTAGATGACAGCAACACCCGGATTCTGATTGGTTGTTTAGTGGCTATCATCTTCATCCTTGTGGCCATCATTGTCATTATCTTGTGGAGGCAGGTGTGGCAGAAGATGTTGGAGAAG AGTGAGACGTTCGCCTACACCCACAACCAGTCGAGTACAATCAGTGAGCAGGAGTCTAATTCCACCTATGAGCGCATCTTCCCCCTCGGCCCCGACTACCAGGAGCCATCACGCCTCATATGTAAGCTGCCGGAGTTTGCTCAGTGCTTAGAGGAGTCTG CCTCTACCAGCACAGCAGCTTCTAAATCCACCACAGCTACTGTAGCCCAAGATGGCGTCCCTCATTACGCAGAGGCAGACATTGTGAACCTGCAAGGCGTGACTGGAAGCAACACATATGCCATCCCTGCACTAGCTATGGACCTGTTGTCAGGGAAGGATGTTGCAGTGGAGGAGTTCCCACGGAAGCTGCTCACATTCAAAGAGAAGCTGGGAGAGGGCCAGTTTGGAGAG gTACACCTGTGTGAAGCAGAGGGGATGCAGGAGTTCATGAATGAAGAGTTTATGTTTGACATCTCTGAGGACCAGCCAGTTTTAGTGGCTGTGAAGATGCTCCGTTCAGATGCAAACAAAAATGCAAG GAATGACTTCCTGAAAGAGATAAAGATCATGTCACGCTTAAAGGACCCCAACATCATTCGCCTGCTAGCTGTGTGCATCTACAGCGACCCACTCTGTATGATCACAGAGTACATGGAGAATGGAGATCTCAACCAGTTTCTGTCCCGCCATGAACCCGAGGGACAACTTGCTCTGCTCAGCAATGCACCTACTGTCAG CTTCAGTAATCTGTGCTACATGGCCGGTCAGATAGCATCGGGGATGAAGTATCTCTCCTCTCTAAATTTTGTTCACCGAGACTTGGCCACGCGGAATTGCCTGGTGGGCAAAAACTACACGATAAAGATAGCTGACTTTGGCATGAGCAGAAACCTGTACAGTGGTGACTACTATCGCATCCAGGGCAGAGCTGTACTGCCGATACGCTGGATGTCATGGGAGAGCATCCTGCTG GGAAAGTTCACCACAGCCAGCGATGTGTGGGCCTTTGGGGTGACCCTGTGGGAGATACTAAACTTCTGTAAGGAGCAACCTTACTCTCAGCTCACTGATGAGCAGGTGATAGAAAACACAGGGGAGTTTTTCAGGGACCAGAAAAGACAG ATCTACCTGCCTCAGCCTGTGCTCTGTCCAGACTCGCTCTACAAGATCATGCTCACCTGCTGGAGAAGGAACACAAAGGAACGGCCCTCCTTCCAGGAAATACATCGAGCCCTCCTGGAATAA
- the ddr2a gene encoding discoidin domain-containing receptor 2 isoform X3, with protein sequence MSGGQIQDEDISASSQWSESTAARYGRLDFEEGDGAWCPEITVEPDSLKEFLQIDLRSLHFITLVGTQGRHAGGIGNEFAQMYKIKYSRDGSRWISWKNRQGKQVIEGNRNAYDIVLKDLEPPIIARFVRFMPVTDHSMNVCMRVELYGCEWLDGLVSYNAPAGEQMSLPAYPVYVNDSVYDGAIIHSMTEGLGQLTDGVCGLDDFTHSHVYNVWPGYDYVGWNNESFPSGYVEIMFEFDRTRNFTTMKVHCNNMFSRHVKAFRQVVCYFRSEADWEASPLSFSPVVDEKNPSARFVTVNLANHMASAIKCQFFFADAWMLFSEITFQSDTAMYNTTLTPPETGLPPNIQPEDDPTHKVDDSNTRILIGCLVAIIFILVAIIVIILWRQVWQKMLEKASRRMLDDELTASLSIQSETFAYTHNQSSTISEQESNSTYERIFPLGPDYQEPSRLICKLPEFAQCLEESASTSTAASKSTTATVAQDGVPHYAEADIVNLQGVTGSNTYAIPALAMDLLSGKDVAVEEFPRKLLTFKEKLGEGQFGEVHLCEAEGMQEFMNEEFMFDISEDQPVLVAVKMLRSDANKNARNDFLKEIKIMSRLKDPNIIRLLAVCIYSDPLCMITEYMENGDLNQFLSRHEPEGQLALLSNAPTVSFSNLCYMAGQIASGMKYLSSLNFVHRDLATRNCLVGKNYTIKIADFGMSRNLYSGDYYRIQGRAVLPIRWMSWESILLGKFTTASDVWAFGVTLWEILNFCKEQPYSQLTDEQVIENTGEFFRDQKRQIYLPQPVLCPDSLYKIMLTCWRRNTKERPSFQEIHRALLE encoded by the exons ATGTCAGGAGGGCAGATACAGGACGAGGACATCTCAGCCTCCAGCCAGTGGTCTGAATCCACCGCTGCTAGATATGGCAG GTTGGACTTCGAGGAGGGCGATGGTGCGTGGTGTCCAGAGATAACAGTCGAGCCAGACAGCCTGAAGGAGTTCCTCCAGATTGACCTGCGCTCGCTCCACTTCATCACCCTTGTGGGCACCCAGGGTCGCCACGCGGGAGGCATCGGTAATGAGTTCGCCCAGATGTACAAGATAAAGTATAGCCGCGATGGAAGCCGCTGGATCTCGTGGAAAAACAGGCAGGGCAAGCAG GTAATTGAAGGAAACAGGAACGCTTACGACATCGTACTCAAGGACCTCGAGCCACCAATCATTGCCCGCTTCGTCCGCTTCATGCCCGTCACAGACCACTCCATGAACGTCTGCATGAGAGTGGAGCTCTACGGCTGTGAATGGCTGG ATGGTCTTGTGTCATACAACGCTCCAGCAGGAGAACAGATGAGTTTGCCTGCATACCCAGTTTATGTCAACGATTCTGTCTATGATGGAGCTATCAtccacag tATGACAGAAGGTTTGGGCCAGCTAACTGATGGAGTGTGTGGTCTGGATGATTTTACGCACAGTCACGTCTACAATGTGTGGCCCGGGTATGACTACGTGGGTTGGAACAACGAGAGCTTCCCTAGTGGATATGTTGAAATCATGTTTGAGTTTGACCGCACGCGAAACTTTACCACCATGAAG GTCCACTGCAACAACATGTTCTCACGGCACGTCAAGGCCTTCCGCCAGGTGGTGTGTTACTTCCGCTCTGAAGCAGACTGGGAGGCCTCCCCACTCTCCTTCAGCCCCGTGGTGGACGAGAAGAATCCCAGCGCCCGCTTTGTCACCGTCAACCTGGCCAATCACATGGCCAGTGCCATCAAGTGCCAGTTCTTTTTTGCTGATGCCTGGATGTTGTTCAGCGAGATCACCTTCCAGTCAG ATACAGCCATGTACAACACCACGCTGACTCCACCCGAGACAGGACTACCACCTAACATACAGCCAG AAGACGACCCCACACACAAAGTAGATGACAGCAACACCCGGATTCTGATTGGTTGTTTAGTGGCTATCATCTTCATCCTTGTGGCCATCATTGTCATTATCTTGTGGAGGCAGGTGTGGCAGAAGATGTTGGAGAAG GCTTCTCGCCGGATGCTGGATGATGAACTAACTGCTAGTTTGTCAATACAGAGTGAGACGTTCGCCTACACCCACAACCAGTCGAGTACAATCAGTGAGCAGGAGTCTAATTCCACCTATGAGCGCATCTTCCCCCTCGGCCCCGACTACCAGGAGCCATCACGCCTCATATGTAAGCTGCCGGAGTTTGCTCAGTGCTTAGAGGAGTCTG CCTCTACCAGCACAGCAGCTTCTAAATCCACCACAGCTACTGTAGCCCAAGATGGCGTCCCTCATTACGCAGAGGCAGACATTGTGAACCTGCAAGGCGTGACTGGAAGCAACACATATGCCATCCCTGCACTAGCTATGGACCTGTTGTCAGGGAAGGATGTTGCAGTGGAGGAGTTCCCACGGAAGCTGCTCACATTCAAAGAGAAGCTGGGAGAGGGCCAGTTTGGAGAG gTACACCTGTGTGAAGCAGAGGGGATGCAGGAGTTCATGAATGAAGAGTTTATGTTTGACATCTCTGAGGACCAGCCAGTTTTAGTGGCTGTGAAGATGCTCCGTTCAGATGCAAACAAAAATGCAAG GAATGACTTCCTGAAAGAGATAAAGATCATGTCACGCTTAAAGGACCCCAACATCATTCGCCTGCTAGCTGTGTGCATCTACAGCGACCCACTCTGTATGATCACAGAGTACATGGAGAATGGAGATCTCAACCAGTTTCTGTCCCGCCATGAACCCGAGGGACAACTTGCTCTGCTCAGCAATGCACCTACTGTCAG CTTCAGTAATCTGTGCTACATGGCCGGTCAGATAGCATCGGGGATGAAGTATCTCTCCTCTCTAAATTTTGTTCACCGAGACTTGGCCACGCGGAATTGCCTGGTGGGCAAAAACTACACGATAAAGATAGCTGACTTTGGCATGAGCAGAAACCTGTACAGTGGTGACTACTATCGCATCCAGGGCAGAGCTGTACTGCCGATACGCTGGATGTCATGGGAGAGCATCCTGCTG GGAAAGTTCACCACAGCCAGCGATGTGTGGGCCTTTGGGGTGACCCTGTGGGAGATACTAAACTTCTGTAAGGAGCAACCTTACTCTCAGCTCACTGATGAGCAGGTGATAGAAAACACAGGGGAGTTTTTCAGGGACCAGAAAAGACAG ATCTACCTGCCTCAGCCTGTGCTCTGTCCAGACTCGCTCTACAAGATCATGCTCACCTGCTGGAGAAGGAACACAAAGGAACGGCCCTCCTTCCAGGAAATACATCGAGCCCTCCTGGAATAA
- the hsd17b7 gene encoding 3-keto-steroid reductase: MNKVVLVTGANSGIGLALCERLLSQDTEGLQLCLACRNMRRAQAARFALLTSHPAAQVALLQMDTSSISSVITAAQEVKLRYNRLDYLYLNAGIMPNPQFDVEAFFKGLFSSNVITMFATGEGILQQKDCVNADGLREVFATNLFGHFLLIRELEPVLCHAGQTSQLIWTSSSNAHRSAFNLDDIQHQRGTQPYSSSKYASDLLSLALNTHFNKQGLYSSVICPGFVMTNLTFGILPSFPAFLWSLLMPVFWLIRLFTNTFTLTPYNGAEALFWLFKQKPELLDPQAKYHSLTSGLGNNYTQPRKMDIDLETSEALYERLLQLESEVREKLKEKQKESQHAHSPAGPGSS, translated from the exons ATGAACAAGGTGGTTTTGGTGACGGGAGCAAATAG TGGCATTGGCCTGGCCCTGTGTGAGCGCCTCCTCTCACAGGACACAGAGGGCCTGCAGCTGTGCCTGGCCTGCAGGAACATGCGCAGGGCACAGGCTGCCCGCTTTGCCCTCCTCACTTCTCATCCTGCAGCCCAGGTGGCCCTGCTGCAGATGGACACCAGCAGCATCTCCTCAGTCATCACTGCTGCACAGGAGGTCAAACTCAG GTATAACCGACTGGACTACCTCTACCTCAACGCAGGCATCATGCCAAACCCACAGTTTGATGTAGAAGCCTTTttcaaaggccttttctccag CAATGTCATCACCATGTTTGCCACTGGCGAAGGGATTCTGCAGCAGAAGGACTGTGTCAACGCTGATGGCCTGCGAGAAGTTTTCGCGACCAACCTCTTTGGTCACTTCCTACTA ATCAGGGAGCTGGAACCAGTTCTGTGCCATGCAGGCCAGACCTCCCAGCTGATCTGGACCTCCTCCAGTAATGCTCACCGCTCAGCTTTTAACCTTGACGACATACAGCACCAGAGAGGCACCCAACCTTACAGCTCCTCCAAATATGCCTCCGACCTCCTCAGCCTGGCGCTCAACACACACTTCAACAAGCAG GGTTTGTACTCATCCGTCATTTGTCCTGGTTTTGTGATGACCAATCTGACATTCGGTATCCTGCCCTCCTTCCCAGCCTTCCTCTGGAGCCTGCTCATGCCTGTCTTTTGGCTT ATAAGACTGTTCACCAACACTTTCACCCTAACACCTTATAACGGAGCTGAAGCTCTG TTTTGGCTATTTAAGCAAAAGCCTGAATTATTGGACCCTCAAGCCAAGTACCACAGCTTAACATCTGGGCTGGGCAACAACTACACACAACCACGTAAG ATGGATATCGATTTGGAAACATCAGAGGCTCTGTATGAGAGGTTACTGCAACTAGAAAGTGAAGTGAGGGAGAAactgaaggaaaaacaaaaagaatccCAGCATGCTCACAGTCCTGCAGGACCTGGGTCATCTTGA